A stretch of the Hypomesus transpacificus isolate Combined female chromosome 12, fHypTra1, whole genome shotgun sequence genome encodes the following:
- the txndc16 gene encoding thioredoxin domain-containing protein 16: MPLFIFVVMLWLCSKVGQCTTSNISKLFEHTAEHLTEKMHSGKTFFVYFGHQVSPTLVLFLDQLEMSAEVLEDYGISVAKVNCSKEHVAKYCTGDKIMKKAYLFRGSELLKSFDTDTVFDVHAIVSHVLFTVLFDEVRYVHTVAELLAVERAAKGRLDVVLGHVQLLGLPEHRALMETAFVYGAKYQFVLTTGGPVLEHMGVKEPASLAAGLWFLHCKGLSTLTEPCPHTALSRALTTLHIYAFLQLMEAPLVTESSEDPSQVKVIHSHLQVPLLFLFSQPHTLALDRITAQTLAWRLRGRVGLVLVHRESPDVKTPPEYNAAYKLAGEGSEVIYLTLNNLEEVIDLFRVDTHPDERDEEEEEEEQSWTSLDLLDDEVAESVYRNRGQTLDMEAVTELTADTFHSAVADNPHMVVLFYVKWDAVSMAFMPSFLEVAETLEDDEVSDVEMAAVDCGEWTNLCSAQLITSFPTVSLYRPGSPAQPYGGMLGSKSLYTFVMLSRVPSPVLLSSVEEARSFLDAHLHPRHPGLAPARVLGLFSSDTDAGVSVFLEASRALRGETLLALLTGRQAETWAAEHAVQLPAMLVSQGPQTQTHAQALHPTTAQDLTSHIQKALLEPLPELTVENLPPYLALGRPLLLLFVGEEEDEQGRRESAGALEEMRALLETGQLASHLPAWIHLGRTPAGKGVLEDYLGSFPPLPALVLSLLPSGEEVFHYPPDRPIMVQSVLRWLQSAKDGNEPPAGVVVDNKWEPAVPFYDFLSVMDQEVPGYASQRSHKTKPRPREEGKKRRNDSGDRQAQAVSTGSSKPHQHSEL, encoded by the exons atgcCACTGTTCATATTTGTAGTCATGCTTTGGTTATGCTCAAAAGTTGGCCAATGCACAACATCAAATATTTCCAAATTATTTGAGCACACTGCTGAACACTTGACTGAAAAAATGCATTCTGGAAAGACGTTCTTTGTGTACTTTGGACACCAAG TCAGTCCCACCTTAGTGCTCTTTCTTGACCAGCTGGAGATGTCTGCGGAAGTACTGGAAGATTATGGTATTTCAGTTGCTAAG GTGAATTGTAGCAAAGAGCATGTTGCAAAATACTGCACAGGTGACAAGATAATGAAGAAAGCCTATCTATTCAG AGGCAGTGAACTCCTGAAGAGCTTCGACACAGACACCGTCTTTGACGTTCATGCCATCGTCTCTCACGTACTCTT CACAGTGTTGTTTGATGAGGTGAGGTATGTGCACACCGTGGCGGAGCTGCTGGCGGTGGAGAGAGCAGCCAAGGGCAGGTTGGACGTTGTGCTCGGTCACGTCCAGCTTCTGGGCCTACCAG AGCACCGGGCGCTGATGGAGACAGCATTTGTGTATGGAGCCAAGTACCAGTTTGTGCTAACGACCGGAGGTCCAGTCTTGGAGCATATGGG agtgAAGGAGCCTGCGTCTCTGGCCGCGGGCCTGTGGTTCCTCCACTGCAAGGGGCTGTCGACTCTCACGGAACCCTGCCCACACACGGCTCTGAGCAGAGCCCTCACTACCCTCCACATCTACGCTTTTCTCCAGCTCATGGAGGCTCCGCTGGTG ACTGAGTCTTCAGAGGACCCTTCCCAGGTGAAGGTGATCCATAGCCACCTCCAGGTAcccctgctcttcctcttctcccagccccacaccctGGCCCTGGACCGGATCACGGCTCAAACTCTAGCCTGGAGGCTGAGAGGCCGGGTAGGCCTGGTTCTCGTTCACAG GGAAAGCCCAGATGTTAAAACTCCACCTGAATACAATGCTGCATACAAACTTGCTGGAGAG gggtcagaggtcatttaCCTCACACTGAACAACCTGGAGGAGGTCATCGACCTGTTCAGAGTAGACACCCATCCAGATGAgcgtgatgaagaggaggaggaggaggagcaaagTTGGACTTCTCTAG ACCTGCTGGATGACGAGGTGGCAGAGTCGGTGTACAGGAACAGGGGTCAGACCCTGGACATGGAGGCTGTAACAGAACTCACCGCTGACACCTTCCACAGCGCAGTGGCAGATAATCCCCACATGGTGGTGCTGTTTTATGTCAAAT GGGATGCTGTGTCCATGGCCTTCATGCCCTCCTTTCTAGAGGTTGCAGAGACCCTGGAAG ACGATGAGGTCAGCGATGTAGAAATGGCCGCGGTGGATTGTGGGGAGTGGACGAACTTGTGCAGTGCTCAGCTGATCACGTCTTTCCCGACCGTCAGCCTGTACCGTCCAGGGTCCCCCGCCCAGCCCTACGGGGGCATGCTGGGTAGTAAGAGCCTGTACACCTTCGTCATGCT GAGCCGAGTCccttcccctgtcctcctgtcgtCTGTTGAGGAGGCGAGGTCGTTCCTGGACGCCCACCTGCACCCACGCCACCCAGGCCTCGCCCCTGCCAGGGTCCTGGGCTTGTTCAGCTCAGACACAGACGCCG GGGTGTCTGTGTTCCTGGAGGCCTCCAGGGCCCTGAGAGGAGAGACCCTGCTAGCCctgctgacaggcagacaggctgaaaCATG GGCGGCAGAGCACGCGGTACAGCTTCCTGCCATGCTGGTGTCACAAGGTCCCCAAACCCAGACACATGCCCAGGCCCTCCACCCTACCACTGCCCAGGACCTGACCTCACACATCCAGAAGGCCCTGCTGGAGCCACTt CCTGAGCTGACAGTGGAGAACCTCCCTCCTTACCTGGCGCTGGGCaggccgctgctgctgctgtttgtgggggaggaggaggatgagcaggggaggagagagagcgcggGGGcgctggaggagatgagggccCTGCTGGAGACGGGCCAGCTCGCCTCTCACCTGCCTGCCTGGATACACCT tggccGGACCCCTGCTGGTAAAGGAGTCCTGGAGGACTACCTGGGCTCCTTTCCCCCACTACCTGCCCTCGTCCTGTCCCTTCTGCCCTCAGGAGAAGAGGTGTTCCACTACCCCCCCGACAGGCCCATCATGGTACAGTCCGTCCTGCGGTGGCTGCAGAGTGctaaggatggcaatgaaccACCAGCAG